Proteins found in one Candidatus Nitrosopelagicus brevis genomic segment:
- a CDS encoding cation:proton antiporter: MQNIFLQLGSGESESAIEGGIWTLLDKINPLQMPHDNFVTDLAVIMILAGIVTLAFFKIRQPLIIGYLFAGMLIGPLSPIWTSFLPESGSGDHGGTSVGILSDIAALNVFAEIGVILLLFVIGIEFPFAKIRSIGKVAIGVGSLGLFLTLIAVFYASTLLGLGFMDALFISAALSISSTAIIVKVLEEAGKIKKESSILVLGILIVEDVIAVILIASLESIALAGTVSIEGAVTVVVVATILIVGTFTVGIRTVPKLVDKVASAENREILLLSVLGVCFGYALLANVVGLSVAIGAFLAGVLVAESKSAEVSKILSSPIKDMFVAIFFVSVGALMDVSQLENYIFIALALIAIAMGMKFGGNMLGNILMRQPRGKSLRSAFTLGAPRGEFSIVIIKVGVDAGVVSAFLFPLIGIISIITAFITPFLVKASDYVVPKLTRK, encoded by the coding sequence ATGCAAAATATTTTCCTCCAGCTAGGTAGTGGAGAAAGCGAAAGTGCAATAGAAGGAGGTATCTGGACTTTACTTGATAAAATTAATCCATTACAGATGCCTCATGACAACTTTGTTACTGATTTGGCAGTGATAATGATTCTTGCAGGAATTGTTACCCTTGCATTCTTTAAGATACGACAACCACTAATCATTGGATACCTTTTTGCAGGAATGTTGATTGGACCACTATCTCCAATTTGGACATCGTTTCTTCCCGAAAGTGGATCTGGTGATCATGGTGGTACTTCGGTAGGTATACTCTCTGATATTGCTGCACTAAACGTCTTTGCAGAGATTGGTGTTATTTTACTATTGTTTGTAATAGGAATAGAATTTCCATTTGCAAAAATCCGTTCTATTGGAAAAGTAGCTATTGGTGTAGGAAGCTTGGGTCTATTTTTAACATTAATTGCTGTATTCTATGCATCAACTTTACTTGGATTAGGATTTATGGATGCATTATTCATATCTGCTGCTTTGTCTATTAGCAGTACTGCAATAATTGTAAAAGTTTTAGAAGAAGCGGGGAAAATCAAAAAAGAATCTTCCATTCTTGTATTAGGCATACTAATTGTTGAGGATGTTATAGCTGTAATCCTAATTGCATCATTAGAATCAATTGCATTGGCAGGAACTGTCTCTATTGAGGGTGCAGTTACCGTAGTAGTAGTTGCCACTATTTTGATTGTAGGTACATTTACGGTTGGTATACGTACGGTGCCAAAACTAGTAGATAAAGTTGCAAGTGCTGAGAATCGAGAAATTTTACTACTTAGTGTTTTAGGTGTATGCTTTGGCTATGCTTTGCTTGCTAATGTTGTAGGCTTATCTGTAGCAATTGGAGCATTTCTTGCAGGTGTTCTTGTCGCTGAATCAAAATCTGCAGAAGTTTCAAAAATATTATCTAGTCCAATTAAAGACATGTTTGTTGCAATCTTCTTCGTATCTGTCGGTGCGCTGATGGATGTAAGTCAATTAGAAAATTATATTTTCATAGCTCTCGCTTTGATTGCAATTGCAATGGGAATGAAGTTTGGAGGAAATATGTTGGGAAATATACTAATGCGTCAACCGCGAGGAAAATCGCTTCGTTCAGCATTTACCCTTGGTGCTCCAAGAGGTGAATTCTCTATTGTTATAATCAAAGTTGGTGTGGATGCTGGAGTTGTTAGCGCATTTTTGTTCCCTTTGATAGGTATAATTTCCATTATCACTGCATTTATCACGCCATTTTTGGTAAAAGCAAGTGACTACGTGGTTCCAAAATTAACGAGGAAATAA